The sequence below is a genomic window from Aureispira sp. CCB-E.
CCGTTAATTTTAACGATATTTCCTTTAATCCACATGGCAATGGCACACATACGGAGTGTGTAGGGCATATTTCCAAAGAGTTTTATTCTATTCACAAACTTTTGAAACGTTCCTTTTTTTTCGCACAGGTATTGAGCTGCAAACCTGTTAAGGTTCAGGAGGATCAGATTATAACTCTGCAACAGCTAAAAACATTGCTTGATTGTGAGCAAAAGGTGGAAGCATTAGTCCTTAGAACATTACCAAATTCTGACCACAAAAGATTCACTCAATACACCAATACGAATCCTCCTTTTGTAGAAGCTCAAGCAATGGACTGGTTGTACAATCAAGGCGTTCGACATTTTTTAATTGACACTCCTTCTGTAGACAAGGAAGTTGATGATGGCGTTTTAGCTGCTCATCATGCCTATTGGAATTATCCTGAAAACCCTCGACTAGATGCCACTATTACCGAGTTAATATATGTTCCTAACGAAGTTTCAGACGGTTTCTATTTTTTAAATTTACAAACAGCTGCTTTTGAAAATGATGCGACTCCAAGCAGACCTGTTTTGTATCCAATCAATCAATAACTATGAAAGCTTTACTTTTAGTTGATTTGCAAAATGATTTTGGGAATTTTGGTATCTTAGAAATTAAAGGAACATCTGAAATTATTGCCATTGCTAATCAAATGATAGACGTTGGTTATTTCGATTGTATTGTTGCGAGCCAGTATGCTCATCCAGCTGATCTTAAAAATTTTGCAGCCAATCATTTTTTTCGCTATCCCAATCAAGTTATTGAAATCAATGGGATCCCTCAACGTCTTTGGGCTATCCACTGCATAGAAGGTAGTTTTGGAGCTGAATTTATGGATAACTTACAAATTAAGGGAGTGCATAAAATTATTCAGCGGTCTATTGATGCTACTCGTGGTAGTTACAGTTGTTTTAATTCTGAAAAAACGGCAATTAATGAGTCCGAACTAGCAATATATCTCCACAAACAGGAAGTTGAAGAAGTATTTATATTGGGCGTTAATATAGAATATGCCATCAAGGATACAGCTTTAGATGCTGCTTCGATGGGTTTTAAAACATTTCTATTGGAAGATGCTTGTCTGGCTGCTAATTTAGATACCCTAGAAGATGGTCGGTTGGCTATTTTGGAGCTACAAAAAGCAGGTATTACATTGTTAGATAGTGATCAATTAATGTTGTAAATCATGCAAATAAAAACACCAACACTTCTAGTAGACAAAAAACGCTGTCTCAAAAACATTCAATTGATGTGGGACAAAGCGCATCAAAATCAAATAGAATTGCGTCCTCATTTCAAGACACATCAATCACACCAAGTTGGTCAGTGGTTTAGGGATTTTGGTGTAAAAAAGATTACGGTTTCTTCTCTTCCTATGGCGGCTTATTTTGCTGAAGATGGATGGAATGACATTACAGTTGCCTTTCCTGCCAATATTTTAGAGATTGATTTAATCAATCATTTAGCGGCTAAAATCAAACTTAACTTACTAGTTCAGTCTTTAGAAACTTTGGCTTTCTTAAAGAAAAACTTAACAAGTCCTATTGGTGTGTTTGTCAAAATAGACTTGGGAACCAAACGAACAGGTATTGAAGCCAATAATTTTGAGTTTTTAGATGCTTTGACCAAAGGAATCGAAGCTTCCAAACAACTTGTTTTTAGTGGATTCTTAGGACATGCTGGACATAGTTATGCTGCAAGAGGTCTTGAAGAGATTAGGGCTGTGCACTATGAAGCGATGGAAAAAATGAGGCTGGTTTACGATTATTATCACAATACTTACCCTAATCTTTCTATTTCTATAGGCGATACTCCCACTTGTAGTCAAATGAACGATTTTGAGTTTGTTACTGAAATTCGACCAGGCAATTTTGTATTTTATGATTTGATGCAACTGCAAATTGGAGCTTGTTCGGTGCAACAAATTGCCGTTGCGCTTGCCTGTCCTATCGTTGCCTTACATCCTGAACGCAACGAAATTATCATCCATGGAGGTGGCGTTCATTTTTCAAAGGAAGTCTATTTAGATAATAATTATGGTTCATGCTATGGATGGATCGTTGAAGACGATGGAAATAGTTGGTCTACTCCTATCTCTGGCACTTATGTTTCTAAATTATCACAAGAACATGGCACTATTTCTTGCAGCGATGCATTCATCAAACAATGTGCTGTTGGGCAAATTGTTAAAATTTTACCTGTACACGCTTGTATGACAGCCAATTTAATGAAACAAATGTTTACAACAGATGGCAGTTTGATGAAGATGATGCCTTTCAATCAAAGTTATTAAATTATAGTAGTTAGCTACGCTGCTACTTCGTGGTTTCAACGAACTATTGCAAATTAGAAACTCACACTTATATAAACATGGGAGACAATCCTTTGCCTCCCATACTTCGACAATTAAATTGCTTGGACAAAATCTAAAAAGACTTTCTTGTGTAGTTCTAAATCTAAATCTGGAGACAAGGCAGCACGAACAATATAATCTTTGTCGCCCTCTTTGGTCGTTCCTTGTGTCGAAGTTGCAGGAATCGTCCAATAACAGCCTTTTAATTGTCCATAACTAACACAAAATTTACTCTCGTGGGGAATCTCTTTGATCATCAAGTGAATCAATTTTAGATTCAATTTTCTTTTGTACAATTCTTTTTCCTCTTCTGTATTTCCCTTAGTAGGCAAATCCAATGAAAATACGGATGGTGTAAATCCTTTTGCTGCTAATTCTTCTGATACGAAATTTATTTTTGCATTGGGCAAATGTTCCTCAATGAATTGTACAAATTCACGCGTATTTTTGTACGCATCATGAATTCTTTGTTCCATTGAAGGTAGTTGTTTTGCTAATGTTTCCATTTGGTGATTGGTCGCTGCATTATCACAAAGATTCAAGTGCAATTCAATCTTTTCCATTAGGTATTCTGCTTCTTGATTTGCCACACAATAACCAGCAGTACACAAACCTCCGCTTGGAAATTTTGATCCACTCACATACGATATAGATTGGATCGTCGAAAGGATTTCTCCTTCCCCTAAAAAGTGTACATTAGGACAAAATGTTTGGTCTAAAATAAAGACAGGCTCTACAGCTATTTCTCCTTTCTTGTTCTTTCTTTTTTTGTTTAGCGTTGCTTGTAATTTTAATAGATCAGGCACTTCCACTCTAGGATTGGTTGGAATTTCTGCAATAATATAAGGCACGGCATCTTCCTCGGCAATTTGATCCAAAACCACATCAATGCTTTGAACCATATCTTTTCCACCGTCAACAGGCAAATCCATAACTTCTACATTGTCAATGCAAGCAGCCACTCGTCTTGCTTGATCGTTTGTTCCACCGTAGCAATTAGGAGGAACGATAAATTTGATGGCTTTTCCTGAATGATTTTCTAAGGCGGCATCTATAAGCCCCATCATGATTGCATACTGAGTCGATAGACCACTAGAAGCAACGAGCCCTTTGCCACTTGTTCCTGTAATTTTTCTAATTGAGTTTAGAACTAGTTTTTCATTATTTGCCACATCACTACTTTCTCTATCTTGCAAGGAAACATCCCCTACCATAGCTTTCAGAGCTGCCAAAGAATTGATAGGTGTCATCGCTACGGTCTCTCTTCTTCGTACATGTTGGATATCCGAAACATAATGATCGTTAGCACTTCCATTAACCAATAAAATACTACCTAAACTTCCATTTAACCCAATAAAGAAATCAATATTAGGAGCTAACTCTAAGTTACCAATATGCTCTTGTTCTGAGATAAAAACAGTACTACCTTCAAAGGCTACAATATCTTCCTTTCGTTCTACCTTTTTTAAGTCAAACTGATACCCATAAACATTTTTGATGATTGCTGCATCAAAACAATCAGGCAACTCTCCTGTGTAAACAATTTGAGTATTTTTATTGGTTAATAAGTTTTTTCTTAATACCGCTAAAATGGGAACTGTCTTAGAAGAAAAACTAATAACATTATCAGCCTTCAAACCATTCAAATTAGCAATAGCCCATTCCAAAACACAAGACAATGGATGTCCCAACCGAATATAATCAAATGCTGTTGGCAATACACTCAATGCTGCTTCTTTGGCATTGTTTTCATTAAATAATGCTTCAAATTGCTCTATAAATTGCGTTTTAGCTAATTTTTCTTCATAAATATCCAGCCGATGAGTAGTTAGTTTTAACCAATTGGCGGGCATATTTTCTAAAACATCTTTAATATAATTAAGCATTTTGTTGTCTTCCATAATTTTTTCCCCTTTAGATAGGTTGATGTCGTTAATTTAATTTATTAAAAATTAGTAGTCGTTGATTGCTCCTAACCCATAAGCTACGTTATGAGCTTATTCCCCTGTTGCTTAATTAACAAAAGCTAAAAAAGCAGGTTCCGATTCGTTTGATAACAAACTATCGCTGGATTAGGTTGGGCAAATATAGGCATAAAAACAGCTCTCTTCTACTAAAAGAAAGGTTTTTGCATTTAGCTAACATAACAACTTGATTCAATAACTCAGTAAAAAATAAAAGATTAATAATGTCATAGATTCACATGGTGGTAATTTTTTAAATGAGTAAAATTTATCACTAAACAAACTACACTTTATTAAAACAATGTTCTTGCTGCACCACCTCTACCATCATTCTACAAACATGCTCCAAATCTTCTTTGCACATAGCGTAAGAAGGCATAATGTAAAGCAAATTTCTAAAAGGACGAATCCATACGCCCCGATTGACCAGAAAGGCTTGCGTTTCCTGTACATTGACAGGAACAGTTGTTTCAATGACGCCTATTGCGCCCAAAACACGTACATCCTTTACTGAAGGATATGCTTTTGCCTTTGACAATTCTGTTTTCAGAACAACTTCAATAGAGGTAATGTTCTGTTGCCAATTTGAATGTTGCAATAAATCTAGACTAGCATTCGCAACAGCACAAGCCAAAGGATTCCCCATAAATGTTGGACCATGCATCATTACCCCTGCTTCTCCATTGCAAATTGTATCAGCGACATTTCTAGTACAAATTGTAGCTGCTAATGTCATGTAACCACCTGTCAACGCCTTTCCTATGCATAAAATATCAGGCAAAACATCCGCATGTTCCACCGCGAATAACTTCCCTGTACGCCCAAATCCTGTTGCAATTTCATCTGCAATTAGCAACAAGCCATGCATTGAGCAAAGGCGACGAATCTCTTTTAAATACTGAGGGGCATAAAAACGCATTCCCCCTGCACCTTGGACAATTGGCTCCAATATAAAAGCAGCTGCATTTTTAGCATGTAATTCAAAAAACATTTCGATGTCTTCAATTTCCCCTGCTGCTAAAGTTTCTTCAAAACCACGTTCTGGCGCTTCCATAAAAAAGTGTTGTGGCATAAAATCTCGAAACAAATGATGCATTCCAGATACAGGGTCACAAACAGACATGGCGCCAGAAGTATCTCCATGGTAACCTTTTTTTAAGGTTAAAAACTTGGAGCGATTCTGCTTTCCTAGAGCGTGTTGATATTGTATCGCCATTTTCATAGCCACCTCTACGGAGATAGAACCACTATCGCATAAAAATACTGCTTCCAAGCCCTTGGGTGTCAAGTTAACTAACTTTTTACCCAAATCAATCGCTGGCTGATGCGTCAACCCTCCAAACATCACATGCGCCATTTTTTGAGTTTGATTGACAACCGCTTGATTTAACTTTGGATGATTATAACCATGAATGACAGACCACCAACTTGCCATTCCATCTATCAATGTACGACCGTCTGTCAAATGAATTCTTACTCCTTCCGCTGATTCCACGGGATAAACAGGGAGTGGCTGGGTCAAAGAAGTATAAGGGTGCCACAAATGTTCTTTGTCAAAAGCAATGTCTTCTTCGCTTATTGTTGTATTGATTACTTCCATTCTATTTATAATTTACTAAGCTGTATTCGTTAGCATCAAAAAAAAACTTACATCTAACTGATAAACAAAATATTATCAAGGCAAGCAATAACCTATCTTTTCAGTTAGAGCTACTTTACTCCTTGCAAAATGCCCTGTTCCAAAAGCAATGGGTCTTCCTTTTTCATCGTAAAGCGTTGATTCTGCAATCCATAAATTCTTAGAGCTGAATTTGACATTTCCGATTGCTTTAAGAACTCCTTGACTAACAGGACGTATAATATTAATATTATAATTCGTAGTCAATACAAATACATCTTTAACAATTGAATTAACAGCAAAAAAAGCAGCATCATCCAATAGTTTAAAATAAACACTTCCATGCATTGCTCCCAAAGCATGAAAATACTTAGGCGATATTTCTAAGGTAATTGTTGCCTTTTCTTCTTCTATGTGCAATGTTGTAGTTTCATAAAAACTACTGTTAATAGATGCCCCTTCTAGGTACATTCGTTCTAATTTTCGATAGTGCAGTTCATTATCTGTCATAATGTCTTTTTTAATTCTATCCAATAATTCGCACAAGATAAGAAGTTCAAGAAAGGAACAAGCCTATTTATTTCAATTTAATTATATTCACGATGCTTCGTACTTAAAAAAACGTTCTTAACTTTAACTTGATTATTAAACATTATTATCTTCCTTTATTCAATTTCCATAAAATACAATGAACAAGTTCTTCTTATCTTTTTTTATAGTCTTCATCATTGGTTGCACAACACCTCAACCCAACTCCTCTAACAATTCTACCACTTACACACAATACGTTAACCCATTCATAGGAACAGGGGGACACGGACATACTTATCCCGGTGCAACACTTCCATTTGGCATGATGCAGCTAAGCCCTGACACTCGCTTGACGGGTTGGGACGGTTGCTCTGGATACCATTATACCGATTCGGTTATCTATGGTTTTAGCCATACACATTTAAGTGGCACGGGGGTTTCTGATTATGGCGATTTATTGTTAATGCCACACAGCCAGACAATCCCTCCGAGTTTAGAATACACAAAGTATAAATCTGCTTTTGAAAAAAATACCGAAAAAGCGTCGGCAGGTTACTATGAGGTAAAGCTCCAAGAAGGAAACATTCAGGTTGCCCTATCTACTACAGCTCGCGCAGGAATGCATCAGTACACTTTTCCAAAAGGCGCCCTACAAAATGTTTTATTAGATTTACAACATAGAGATCAGCTCTTAGCTGCCAGTTTGGAAATAGTAGACGAGCAAACCGTTCGAGGTTTTCGACGCTCTAATGCTTGGGCAACGGATCAGCATTTTTATTTCTATTTACAATTCTCAAAGCCATTCAAAGCACCAGCTTTGCTAAAGAACGATCGAGAAGAAGTGGTTCATGCTCAATTTAATTTTGATAATAACGATCAAGAATTGTTAGTAAAAGTGGGCATTTCTAGTGTTTCTATGGAAGGCGCTCAAAAGAATTTAGAAAAAGAAATTGCGCATTGGGATTTTGAAAAAGTTCGAACGGCTGCTAATCAAGCTTGGGAAAAAGAATTGCAAAAAGTAGCAATAGAAGGAGGTACAGAAGATCAAAAAACAATTTTTTATACAGCGCTTTACCACTCCTTTTTAGCTCCTAATTTATTTATGGATGTCGATGGTAAATATCGTGGTACTGATTTGAAGATACACCAAGCGAAAGACTTTGACAACTATACTATTTTCTCCCTATGGGATACCTTTAGAGGCACCCACCCGCTTTATACAATCTTGCAACGCAAACGAACCACCGATTTTATCAAAACTTTTTTGGCTCAATATCAGCAAGGAGGGCAACTTCCTGTTTGGGAACTAGCGGGTAATTATACTGGTTGTATGATTGGCTATCATTCTGTCTCTGTTATTGCTGATGCTTATGCAAAAGGAATTCAAGATTTCGATACTCAACTTGCTTTAGAAGCCATGCAACACAGTGCTATGAAAGACCATTTAGGCTTATCTTTTTACAAAGACAAAGGTTTTATAGGTTGTGACGAAGAAGCCGAATCGGTTTCAAAAACATTGGAGTATGCTTATGACGATTGGTGTATTGCCACATTTGCTCAAGCAATTGGAAATGATTCTTTATACCGATCTTACCTTCAACGTGCACAGGGATACAAAAATTTATACGATCCCAATAGTGGCTTCTTACGAGGTAGGATACATGGAGGGTGGTTTTCTCCTTTTGAGCCAAGTGAAGTCAACTTTAATTATACAGAAGCGAATGGCTGGCAGTATACGCTGTTTGCACCACAAGACATTCAAGGTTTGATTCAATTGATGGGAGGTTCCAATAGTTTTGAAAAAAAGCTAGATCAATTATTCACCACTGAAAGCACATTAGAAGGTAGACATCAAGTAGATATTACAGGGTTGATTGGGCAATATGCCCATGGCAATGAACCGAGTCATCATGTCGCTTATTTGTATAATTACATCCAAAAGCCTTGGAAAACGCAAGAAAGAGTGCATCAAATCATGCAAGAGATGTATCAAAATGCTCCTGATGGTCTTTCTGGTAATGAAGATTGTGGGCAAATGTCTTCTTGGTATAACCTTAGTGCAATGGGCTTTTACTCTGTTACTCCTGGGACCAATTACTATACATTGGGCAGTCCAACCTTTGAAAAAATTCGTTTAAATCTAGAAAACGGAAAACAATTTACCATCAAAGCAAACGGGTTGAACTCTAAAAATATATACGTGCAATCGGTTCAACTCAATGGAAAAGATTATAATCTAGGTTATCTTCAACATGATGTTATTATGAAAGGAGGCGAACTAATTTTTGAAATGGGAAGCCAGCCTAATAAACAATGGGCTGCTTCAAAAGAAGCCATTCCTCCTTCTCAAATTACAGAGGCATTGATTGTTCCTGCACCATATTTGCTAGCAACAGGGAAAACTTTTGTAGATGAAATGCGTGTAGAAATGGGAGCAGCTTGTCAAGATTGTATGATTCACTATACCATAGATGGCAGCCAACCAACCGCTCAAAGTCCTATTTATTCAGAAGGAATTGTTATCAAAGAAACTACTAATTTTCAATTAATTGCTATCAATCCAGAAGGAAAAGAAAGTGCTGTTATTCAAGAAGAAATTATTAAAATCAATGACAACCGTGCCATTACAATCAATAGCCAATACGAAAACCAGTACGCTGCGGGAGGTGACAAGGCATTGATTGATCATTTGCGGGGAGGAGCTAATTTTAGAACAGGTTCTTGGCAAGGCTACCAAAAAGATTTGGATGTTATTGTTGATTTAGGAGAACCAAAATCTATTGCTAGCATTGAAGTGGGATTTTTGCAGGATATTCAATCTTGGATTTTCTATCCTAAAAAAGTAGCGTTTTTCATCTCAAAAGATGGCAAAAACTTCCAAGCATTGGGAGAGACTTCTAGTGATTTTCCAGATAATAAATACGGTGCTTTTACCGAAAATTTAGTCTTTGATTTGGATAAAAAATCAATGGCTCGTTATGTCAAAGTTTTGGCAACTAATTATGGCGTTTGCCCTGAATGGCATCTTGGTGCAGGAGGAAACACTTGGATCTTTGCCGATGAAATTACGATAAAGTAATTATTATTTTGTATTCGTGGTTCGCTGCTTTTTCATATAAAAAAAACAGCGAACCATTTTATAGAACCTACTCATGATGCATAGAATGATTTATTTTCAACTTTTTAAAAAGCAACAAAACTAAGTCTGAGTAAAACATTATTACAAAAAAGTCAACTTAATGAAAATATTCCCATCACTACTAATTCATCTTTTAGTTCTTATCTGCTCTACGTTTATATTGAGTTGCTCTAATGACAATGACATCCAATCAAAAAAAATACTTCCTCAAAGTGCCATAAAATTTGAAACTGGAAACTATACTCATGGCTCTTTTAAAAGCAAAGAAAGAGGGCATGTTGATTTTAATGTTTACCTACCTCCCAACTGGTCAAAAGACAACACGGAAGAATATGGCTTAATGATCTTGCTTCACGGTCAAGGAGAAGATGAATTTACTTTTTTGGGAGCTCTTCCTGCCTCTAGTCTAAATCACTGGATAAAACAACAATTTATATCAGATAACTTTGTACTAATTGCCGTACGAGGTGGCACAAACACTAATAAAATGCAGTGGTATTCCAACTCCAATGAAGCGATGATAACTAGTTTGGATGCCCAAGAATTGAGACGTTATTGCCATAGGAATTTCCATACTAGCCTAAATCCTTCCAAAATTTCTATCTTAGGACACTCTAGAGGTGCGACAGGAGCTCTAAACTTTGCACTTTACTTTCCGAATCAATTTGCCTCTGTTGTCTCTAGTGCATTTGTCAGCGATTATGCGGTGGAACGATTGCAACAAGCTGCCAATCAAAATTTAGATGTACTTTTACAACGTAAAGTTCCCATTTATATGCTTATTGGTGAAAACGATCAATATGTGTTGAACAACAAGCGAAAAGGAAGCCCTAATATGAGTGCCTTTTTTCACTCCAAAGGCATTGAGCATCAATTCAAAGTTGTTCCTAAAAAATCACACCGTTTAGCCGAATTGTGGGAATATCCAACCAATATCAATTGCCTTAAATTTTGCCTCGAATCGTGGCAATCTCAATAGGTATTTACACCAAGTATTGTACAGCTCTTAGGGGTATTTCTTATTTTTATCGTCTAACTAGATAGAACCATTGATTATTCTCTATTAACATCGTTTTGACCAATAATCAATAAGGCTTATCTTTTAAAAATTCTATGGAACAATTTAGAATCGAAAACTAAGAACTCGTCAAAAAAACGTATCTTTGCACCAAGAAATAGGACAGCATTGTGTTATGTGCCTGTAAGAACATGTAATCATTGCTGAAATTTTGAAATCAATCAAGTTTATAATGAGAGAACTGCCAAAAATTACGGATCCAATATTCGTAAAAAAAGAATTGAAAGGAATGGATAAATTTTTTGTCACTAAAATTAGAGATGAAAGAGACTTGCCTTTTATTCATTTAATGCTAAAAATTACATTTATACTAATACCATCTGCTATCCTTTTGTACTCCCCTTTATTGCAAGGCAACTATTGGTGGGCGTGGGCGGCATTTCATCTATTTTTAACTATCGTTGTCTTTTTGGGACCTTACACCTTAATGTTGCACAATACAAGTCATCGACCATTTTTCAAACGAGAAAACGAAGTTTGGAACAAATACATTCCTTGGGTTTTGGGGCCTCTGTTGGGACAATCACCTGAATTGTATTTCATCCATCATATGGGGATGCACCACAATGAGGGCAATATGCCAGAAGACAAAAGCTCTACAATGCCATTTCAAAGAGATAGTTTCTTTGGTTTTTTGCACTATTACTTGCGTTTTTTATTAATAGGAATCATTGAACTAGCACAATACTTCTTTGGCAAAAAAAGAAAAGCACTCGGCATCAAGGCTGCTAGAGCAGAATTTACTTACCTATCCATTTTAGCCTTGCTTTGTATTTTTGTTAATTTGGGAGCTACAATGACTGTTTTTATCATTCCATTGTTAATTATTCGTTTTGCTATGATGTCTGGTAATTGGGGACAACATGCCTTTGTCGATCCCAACGATCCCGACAACGACTATACAAGTAGTATTACTTGCATTAATTCTGGATACAACCAAAAATGCTTCAATGATGGTTACCACATTGGACATCATTTGGTTCCAAATATGCATTGGACAGATATGCCGATTAAATTTCAAGAGAATTTGCAAAAATACTCTGATAATAAATCTTTAATATTTGAAGGACTAGATTTTCAATTAGTTTGGGTGCTACTGATGGTCAAACGATACGATATTTTAGCCAAGCACTTAGTCAACATTAACGGCAATACATTTGCATCTGACGAAGAGGCTATTGCCATTATGAAAGAAAGAACTAGACGTTTCTCAAAAGAAAAGTTGCAATTTTATACTCAATAAGTGAACCTTTCATTTCCTGAATAGTTAAAAAAACGGATTCGTATCAATCGAGTCCGTTTTTTTTTGATCTACACTACATTAGTTGTACCTTTGTTTAGAAATCCATTTATCATTAACCTTAGTAGTTGTCTAATTATCAAACAGCTATACCTGTGAATATCCCACTTCGTAAAATACATTGTGGCTAGCTTTGCTCGATAGCTTGCATTTGGTTAGTAAACTACTCTAATCTTAAACTCGAATTACGATGAAAAAATTTGTCCAATCTCCATTTTTACTAGGTTTGCTCTTTGTTTGCACCCTTCTATTTTCAAGCTTTTCGGTAGAATATTCAAAAGTTGATAGTAGAGACGATAATCCCCCTGTCACCCAAAAGGAAAACCGCCGTAAGCATCGCCTTGAAAAACGCCAAGCTAGACTACAAAAACGTTTGAAGAAAAGCAAAAACACTGTAAAGCGTCAACGAATTCAGAAAAAAATTCGAGGAATTCAAAAACAGAAAGACGATGGTTTTGGAAGCCCTGCGTTGGGAATTGTTGGAATGGTATTGTCTATCCTTTCCTTCATTTTGTTCGTTGCATTTATCGCTAGCTTGCTTTCAGCTGCTGTTGCTGGAATTGCTATAGGAATTACTTCTTTGGGCTTATTATTAGGTGGTTTAGGGCTTGCCATTATAGGCTTGACCATATCTATTATTTCACTAATTTTGAATGCCAAAAACCCTGATAAATTTACCATGAGAGGCTTTGGGCTTGCAGGAATGATTGTCGGTAGTATTATGACAGGTATTTTTATTGTTGCTGCTGTCGTTTTCTTTGCGTTCATGTAAAATAACTTTATCCTCTGGATACCATATAACTTAACTTATCAGGAGCTTGCATTTCTTAGGAATTGCAAGCTTTTTTGTTTTCGTGTTGCAACAAAACATGAGTCATCCCGAATTTTCTAAAGCACATTGACAAAATAAAAATGTTAAGATAAAATGGATGGCTTTTCTAAGTCTGTAAATCGGCATCGAAGTCTTTCGGTGCCGATTTCCTGTTCTAGGACACCAAATATTAATGATAGTAGTCATAGTTGCTCTAAAGTTCCTCAACATCCGAAACAAAAAATCCATTACCAAAGTAACTAACATCAACATTTTAAGACGATTTTCAAAGAACCAAAGCCTAGGAGACTCCATACCCAACTCTGATTTTCCATATCTAAAAACCTGTTCAATATCCCATCGTTTCATATAAGAATAGAACATTTCCCATGCTTTGCCACAAGTGTCAATTACTTCATTGGTTAGCAAGTACATAGGAGAAGTGCCTTTGCGTTTATCACGAACAATAACGAGGTATAAATCTGTTTGGGGAAACCATGGATGAGCTACTTTTCGGTAGAGTATTTTGACGCTTCTCGTTTCTTTCCGAATATTATCCCATATTAGGCGATGATCCTTAGCTTTTTGTCCCAGAGAAAGACGATAGGTATTTTTCTTCACTCCATTTTCATCAATCAAATTATTAAGCTTTTTCCAACGAACTAGAAACTTTGCTTTAAAGTTGAGCATACGTTCTACAAAAACACCATTGGCATAACCTCTATCAAAGACATGAAGCACATCCGCTTGTGTAGATGCTACACGTTTATTTAGAGCATTAAACATCCGATAAAATATCTCCGAACTTTCCTCTTTATGTTTACCTCTTGTGGCAAACCAACGCATTTTAGATATTTGAGGAACTTCCTTCGCATGCAAGGAGGTTAAAACTGCACCCGACCACTCAAATCCAGGAACACAAATACGTTTATGCTTATCATAATAACCTGGTTTTATTCGTGTTAACCGTTGACTCTTCTTACTGTGTACTGGGCTTAGCCCTTCACTAAACCAACTTTCGGGCTTTTCTAGTACACTATC
It includes:
- a CDS encoding GH92 family glycosyl hydrolase is translated as MNKFFLSFFIVFIIGCTTPQPNSSNNSTTYTQYVNPFIGTGGHGHTYPGATLPFGMMQLSPDTRLTGWDGCSGYHYTDSVIYGFSHTHLSGTGVSDYGDLLLMPHSQTIPPSLEYTKYKSAFEKNTEKASAGYYEVKLQEGNIQVALSTTARAGMHQYTFPKGALQNVLLDLQHRDQLLAASLEIVDEQTVRGFRRSNAWATDQHFYFYLQFSKPFKAPALLKNDREEVVHAQFNFDNNDQELLVKVGISSVSMEGAQKNLEKEIAHWDFEKVRTAANQAWEKELQKVAIEGGTEDQKTIFYTALYHSFLAPNLFMDVDGKYRGTDLKIHQAKDFDNYTIFSLWDTFRGTHPLYTILQRKRTTDFIKTFLAQYQQGGQLPVWELAGNYTGCMIGYHSVSVIADAYAKGIQDFDTQLALEAMQHSAMKDHLGLSFYKDKGFIGCDEEAESVSKTLEYAYDDWCIATFAQAIGNDSLYRSYLQRAQGYKNLYDPNSGFLRGRIHGGWFSPFEPSEVNFNYTEANGWQYTLFAPQDIQGLIQLMGGSNSFEKKLDQLFTTESTLEGRHQVDITGLIGQYAHGNEPSHHVAYLYNYIQKPWKTQERVHQIMQEMYQNAPDGLSGNEDCGQMSSWYNLSAMGFYSVTPGTNYYTLGSPTFEKIRLNLENGKQFTIKANGLNSKNIYVQSVQLNGKDYNLGYLQHDVIMKGGELIFEMGSQPNKQWAASKEAIPPSQITEALIVPAPYLLATGKTFVDEMRVEMGAACQDCMIHYTIDGSQPTAQSPIYSEGIVIKETTNFQLIAINPEGKESAVIQEEIIKINDNRAITINSQYENQYAAGGDKALIDHLRGGANFRTGSWQGYQKDLDVIVDLGEPKSIASIEVGFLQDIQSWIFYPKKVAFFISKDGKNFQALGETSSDFPDNKYGAFTENLVFDLDKKSMARYVKVLATNYGVCPEWHLGAGGNTWIFADEITIK
- a CDS encoding alpha/beta hydrolase-fold protein, coding for MKIFPSLLIHLLVLICSTFILSCSNDNDIQSKKILPQSAIKFETGNYTHGSFKSKERGHVDFNVYLPPNWSKDNTEEYGLMILLHGQGEDEFTFLGALPASSLNHWIKQQFISDNFVLIAVRGGTNTNKMQWYSNSNEAMITSLDAQELRRYCHRNFHTSLNPSKISILGHSRGATGALNFALYFPNQFASVVSSAFVSDYAVERLQQAANQNLDVLLQRKVPIYMLIGENDQYVLNNKRKGSPNMSAFFHSKGIEHQFKVVPKKSHRLAELWEYPTNINCLKFCLESWQSQ
- a CDS encoding PaaI family thioesterase produces the protein MTDNELHYRKLERMYLEGASINSSFYETTTLHIEEEKATITLEISPKYFHALGAMHGSVYFKLLDDAAFFAVNSIVKDVFVLTTNYNINIIRPVSQGVLKAIGNVKFSSKNLWIAESTLYDEKGRPIAFGTGHFARSKVALTEKIGYCLP
- a CDS encoding fatty acid desaturase — its product is MDKFFVTKIRDERDLPFIHLMLKITFILIPSAILLYSPLLQGNYWWAWAAFHLFLTIVVFLGPYTLMLHNTSHRPFFKRENEVWNKYIPWVLGPLLGQSPELYFIHHMGMHHNEGNMPEDKSSTMPFQRDSFFGFLHYYLRFLLIGIIELAQYFFGKKRKALGIKAARAEFTYLSILALLCIFVNLGATMTVFIIPLLIIRFAMMSGNWGQHAFVDPNDPDNDYTSSITCINSGYNQKCFNDGYHIGHHLVPNMHWTDMPIKFQENLQKYSDNKSLIFEGLDFQLVWVLLMVKRYDILAKHLVNINGNTFASDEEAIAIMKERTRRFSKEKLQFYTQ